A region of Paenibacillus sp. 37 DNA encodes the following proteins:
- a CDS encoding asparagine synthase family protein: MKIWIAMQGQNQSIWLDWMDSIKRWARVTGVNGYTEDTFHLATLSYGYGAQASSTSADIRLDFPIILDGWASGELQAHADDFPSLSSDQQEQAYRLLQEKPEYQLCKSQGEFTLVYWDQKRSSLIVATDSYATRPVYYWISPRNEWFVANDLRVLLLLQDIPFEVDEDVCRMYPTSGFAVGENGLEERTFFKGIRKLPTASIAWWNNHQVKVQSYWGMRELTSKPQLTEDAVPQFRQLLEQVTQERFNGNKRMVELSGGLDSAAVVAAAIASGNQEQILAVNISFAEPDMMPSHDKDLVKKMMRDLRIPGLIIHADETARIPNAEIGRDPLWFVDGPDPRANSLVNETFTVLARQFRTAAVLTGEGGDFVYSGEVAVIDSYFRQKRYREGIRELREWAGNRVGPMLKKGFQYGLAPFLPYFGEKWYYKLLWSDTEYDLPEFFTNEHLQRERQMNAEEVHRYRKSRPLNYWGKRYHYDFLWPRARYMDAVGVTLPAYHPFLDRRIIEFSFSVPPEQHFDLLKGEQESYAGSKLLLRKAFTDILPSYVYNRSSKTTYAHMARKSFLNDRQHILQLFASGKRVYVTELGIIDQRSWWKHLVAMAIRSEDPNNDLGMGYQYMRSVIDLEIWLQEMSRGKEHVLNRSRPSPARMLGDIEEVNMNEKKRLYFHA; encoded by the coding sequence ATGAAGATATGGATCGCTATGCAAGGCCAAAATCAAAGTATTTGGTTGGATTGGATGGATTCAATTAAAAGGTGGGCAAGGGTTACCGGTGTGAATGGTTATACGGAAGATACGTTCCATTTAGCAACGCTCTCCTACGGTTATGGAGCACAGGCTTCCAGTACTTCGGCGGATATCCGTCTTGATTTTCCCATCATTCTGGATGGCTGGGCCAGCGGCGAGCTGCAAGCCCATGCCGATGATTTCCCGTCCCTTTCATCTGATCAGCAGGAGCAGGCGTATCGTTTGCTGCAAGAGAAACCTGAATATCAACTATGCAAGTCCCAAGGGGAATTTACACTGGTGTACTGGGACCAGAAACGAAGCAGTTTAATTGTTGCTACGGATAGCTATGCAACCCGACCCGTTTATTACTGGATTAGCCCAAGAAATGAATGGTTTGTTGCCAATGATCTACGCGTGCTTTTGTTGCTTCAGGATATTCCTTTTGAGGTCGATGAAGACGTGTGCCGAATGTATCCGACTTCTGGCTTTGCTGTAGGGGAGAACGGACTGGAAGAGCGGACTTTTTTTAAAGGCATTCGCAAGCTTCCCACAGCCTCCATTGCTTGGTGGAACAATCACCAGGTGAAAGTTCAAAGCTACTGGGGAATGCGGGAACTGACAAGCAAGCCACAGCTCACGGAAGATGCTGTCCCCCAATTTCGTCAATTGCTGGAGCAGGTGACCCAGGAACGCTTTAATGGCAACAAACGAATGGTTGAATTGAGCGGAGGGCTCGACTCAGCCGCGGTTGTAGCTGCCGCCATTGCCAGCGGGAACCAAGAGCAGATTCTGGCTGTTAACATTTCTTTTGCGGAACCGGATATGATGCCAAGCCATGATAAGGATCTCGTCAAAAAAATGATGAGGGATCTGCGCATTCCCGGCTTGATCATTCATGCGGACGAAACGGCCAGAATACCCAATGCCGAAATTGGCAGGGACCCGCTATGGTTTGTGGATGGTCCAGACCCTCGAGCCAATTCGCTTGTGAATGAGACATTTACGGTGCTGGCTCGGCAATTTCGGACTGCTGCCGTTTTGACAGGTGAAGGCGGAGACTTTGTATATAGCGGCGAAGTTGCTGTCATTGATTCTTATTTCCGGCAAAAGCGTTATCGGGAAGGTATTCGTGAACTTCGGGAATGGGCTGGCAATCGAGTAGGACCTATGCTGAAAAAGGGATTTCAATATGGTTTGGCTCCATTCTTGCCTTATTTTGGTGAAAAATGGTACTACAAGCTGTTATGGTCGGATACAGAATATGACTTGCCCGAATTCTTTACCAATGAACATCTCCAGAGAGAACGGCAGATGAATGCGGAGGAGGTTCACCGATATCGCAAAAGCAGGCCGCTAAACTACTGGGGGAAGCGTTATCATTACGACTTTCTGTGGCCTCGTGCAAGATACATGGATGCTGTAGGTGTGACCTTGCCTGCGTATCATCCGTTTCTGGACAGGCGCATAATCGAGTTTTCGTTCTCGGTTCCGCCAGAGCAGCACTTTGATCTCCTCAAGGGTGAGCAAGAAAGCTATGCCGGTTCCAAGCTGTTGCTTCGAAAAGCATTCACAGATATCTTGCCTTCGTATGTCTATAACAGGTCTTCCAAAACAACCTATGCCCATATGGCCAGGAAAAGCTTTTTGAATGACCGCCAGCATATTTTGCAATTGTTCGCGAGCGGAAAGCGTGTGTATGTTACGGAACTGGGGATTATTGACCAGAGATCGTGGTGGAAACATCTAGTCGCTATGGCGATCCGTTCGGAGGACCCGAATAATGATTTGGGTATGGGTTACCAATATATGCGCTCTGTTATCGACTTGGAGATCTGGCTGCAGGAGATGAGTCGTGGCAAAGAACATGTGCTCAACCGCTCCAGACCTTCTCCGGCAAGGATGCTCGGAGACATTGAGGAGGTCAATATGAATGAGAAGAAACGCTTGTATTTTCATGCCTGA
- a CDS encoding lasso peptide biosynthesis B2 protein, producing the protein MSKAIPIHNKVYFTTVHAFVRLLLLETDFVDAYEKIAIHMYPLHVSAGRREANRIETDELCRLGQMMYEMDENDHLITSCVSIAMTVQAILFSAGYESDLLIGVKKIDEKLFSHAWVRLEDGRTIDPNHKGNDLKVLKIYNMSEYAERWVLSLG; encoded by the coding sequence ATGAGTAAGGCCATTCCTATCCATAACAAGGTGTATTTCACAACGGTTCATGCTTTTGTCCGCCTGTTACTACTGGAGACGGATTTTGTGGATGCTTATGAAAAAATTGCAATACATATGTACCCTCTTCATGTAAGCGCAGGCCGAAGGGAAGCGAATCGGATTGAGACGGACGAATTGTGCAGACTGGGGCAGATGATGTATGAAATGGATGAAAATGATCATCTCATCACCTCATGTGTATCCATAGCTATGACAGTTCAGGCCATTTTGTTCAGTGCTGGCTATGAAAGTGACTTGTTGATCGGTGTGAAAAAGATAGATGAAAAACTGTTCTCTCACGCATGGGTGCGTCTGGAAGACGGTCGGACCATTGACCCCAATCATAAAGGAAATGATTTGAAGGTATTGAAAATATATAATATGAGCGAATATGCCGAGAGGTGGGTGCTATCTCTGGGATGA
- a CDS encoding PqqD family peptide modification chaperone, producing MKIARSEETATTSLSEECIVLDINNGEYFGLEGALMELWLELETGTREFNQILSKWKSEFDQSEAELTVILQNAIQELSAKKLVKVDVS from the coding sequence ATGAAAATTGCCCGAAGCGAGGAAACTGCCACCACGTCATTAAGTGAGGAATGTATCGTGCTGGACATCAATAACGGTGAATATTTTGGGCTCGAGGGCGCGTTGATGGAGCTGTGGCTGGAACTGGAGACTGGAACAAGGGAGTTCAACCAAATTCTGAGTAAATGGAAAAGCGAATTTGATCAATCCGAAGCAGAATTAACCGTTATTTTGCAAAATGCAATTCAGGAACTCTCGGCTAAAAAACTGGTCAAGGTCGATGTCTCATGA
- a CDS encoding response regulator, producing the protein MLNVILVDDHKAFTCGMKLILEQNHMKVTVLHSALETLDFIKEQANAIDLYLYDLSMPDLNGIELATKTMEIIPDARIMLFYSQEDMIQLFQMSVQAGIRGFIDKSFSAQQVLTSISMCMEDAVVFSLDFFKSILTPTASFNAPETMLTEFEIKLLQQVAKGETNKQIAESLFMSTRNVEYHLGRVYRKLRVSSRSYAVHKCKILKLI; encoded by the coding sequence ATGCTGAACGTAATTCTGGTAGACGATCATAAAGCATTCACCTGTGGAATGAAGCTCATTTTGGAACAAAACCATATGAAGGTAACCGTACTTCATTCAGCCCTTGAAACGCTGGACTTCATAAAAGAGCAGGCCAATGCAATAGACCTTTACCTGTATGACTTGTCTATGCCGGACCTCAACGGGATTGAACTGGCAACTAAAACGATGGAGATCATTCCTGATGCAAGAATCATGCTTTTCTATTCCCAAGAGGATATGATTCAGCTGTTTCAAATGTCCGTCCAAGCAGGCATCCGCGGATTTATCGACAAGTCTTTTTCAGCACAGCAGGTGCTCACAAGCATTTCCATGTGCATGGAAGATGCGGTTGTCTTTTCTCTGGATTTCTTTAAATCGATTCTCACTCCGACAGCTTCCTTTAACGCGCCTGAAACTATGCTGACCGAGTTCGAAATTAAATTGCTACAACAGGTGGCCAAAGGAGAAACCAATAAACAAATTGCGGAATCTCTTTTTATGTCTACTCGAAATGTCGAATATCATCTGGGGCGTGTTTATCGAAAGTTGAGGGTCAGCTCCAGAAGTTATGCCGTTCATAAATGCAAGATTCTTAAATTGATATAA
- a CDS encoding phasin family protein → MSDLFKKAISLGLGLTVVSKEKIEKTVDDLVKRGELAPGESKALVERLLERGDEEQGQFKRMIQEQVKRVLQEAGVASESDVTSLEQRVAVLEKKLAELGHSPQLQPDESPAPLEVPPPLKGNEIE, encoded by the coding sequence ATGAGCGATTTGTTCAAAAAGGCGATCTCGTTAGGGCTTGGTCTTACTGTCGTAAGCAAAGAAAAAATTGAGAAAACCGTGGATGATTTGGTCAAGCGCGGGGAACTTGCGCCCGGTGAATCCAAAGCTTTGGTTGAACGCCTGCTGGAACGGGGCGATGAAGAGCAAGGCCAGTTCAAGAGAATGATTCAAGAACAGGTCAAGCGTGTGCTTCAGGAAGCTGGTGTGGCATCCGAAAGTGATGTAACCAGTCTGGAACAGCGCGTTGCCGTTCTGGAGAAAAAACTTGCCGAACTGGGCCACTCACCACAGCTTCAACCTGATGAATCCCCAGCTCCACTTGAAGTTCCTCCTCCTCTCAAAGGAAACGAGATCGAGTAG
- a CDS encoding ThuA domain-containing protein, whose translation MDHRKKALLLGDYTHPDWHPLQGVDAEISRIFHDTMTVQCSENRNMLLQENITGFDVCISYMDDWKGKVSPQQTAGLLSYVSNGGGLVIIHNGISLQNRYELKQMIGAKFLHHPAYAPLEFTVTAESHPVTEGISNFTMEEEPYQFEFGSFAETKILLEYQSEDGPKPAVWAHRYGIGRIVYLMPGHHVPSFAHETYRKLLLQAGKWAARYV comes from the coding sequence ATGGATCATCGTAAAAAAGCATTACTACTTGGTGATTATACACATCCGGATTGGCACCCGCTTCAGGGGGTGGATGCGGAGATTAGCCGAATTTTCCATGATACTATGACTGTGCAGTGCAGTGAGAACCGGAATATGCTGCTGCAAGAAAATATAACCGGATTTGATGTATGTATCTCATACATGGACGATTGGAAGGGTAAAGTCTCTCCACAGCAGACAGCAGGTTTGTTGTCCTATGTAAGTAATGGAGGTGGACTGGTCATTATACATAACGGCATTTCGCTCCAAAATCGTTATGAGCTCAAACAGATGATCGGTGCCAAGTTCCTGCATCATCCGGCGTATGCACCGCTTGAATTCACTGTAACGGCGGAAAGCCATCCCGTGACGGAGGGCATTTCGAATTTCACAATGGAAGAAGAGCCGTATCAGTTCGAGTTTGGTTCTTTTGCCGAAACGAAGATATTGCTGGAATATCAATCTGAAGATGGACCAAAGCCTGCGGTTTGGGCTCATCGATATGGTATTGGACGTATTGTTTATCTGATGCCAGGTCACCATGTACCGTCTTTTGCACACGAAACGTACCGCAAGTTACTTCTGCAAGCAGGCAAATGGGCTGCACGTTACGTCTGA
- a CDS encoding SDR family oxidoreductase, with the protein MMRTVCVTGAARGLGLALTAQMLKRGYLVYAAGLDVEDSEGIRKLAEGYPDHLRAIELDIADDLSVALFTETLKLDTNHLDMLINNAAILGSITDHIRGPLNMAEMAEVFNVNTLGTLRVTHSLLPLLLQGQVKLIVDISSEAGSIEQCSRDGWYAYCMSKAALNMQARLVHNGLKNEGGQVMLVHPGWVQSYMRGELDVAADLTPEQSAQHIAVLIDRHEQFKGDQPAYVDYKGEKLPW; encoded by the coding sequence ATGATGAGAACCGTATGTGTAACGGGAGCTGCCCGGGGATTGGGATTGGCTTTGACGGCACAGATGCTGAAGAGAGGGTATCTTGTGTATGCGGCCGGTCTGGACGTGGAAGATTCCGAGGGAATTCGTAAGCTTGCAGAAGGATATCCTGACCATCTGCGCGCCATCGAACTGGATATCGCGGACGACCTGTCGGTAGCTCTGTTCACGGAGACATTGAAGCTGGATACGAATCATCTGGATATGCTGATCAATAATGCGGCTATACTAGGAAGTATTACGGATCATATCCGCGGGCCGTTGAATATGGCGGAGATGGCTGAAGTATTTAATGTGAACACCTTAGGTACACTGCGTGTGACTCATTCCCTGTTACCCCTCCTTCTTCAAGGACAGGTCAAGCTGATTGTTGATATCTCTTCCGAGGCTGGAAGTATAGAGCAATGCAGTCGGGATGGGTGGTATGCCTATTGTATGTCCAAAGCTGCTTTGAACATGCAGGCCCGTCTTGTGCACAATGGTCTGAAGAATGAAGGCGGACAAGTGATGCTTGTGCATCCCGGTTGGGTACAAAGTTATATGAGGGGCGAATTGGATGTTGCTGCGGATCTCACGCCCGAGCAATCTGCACAGCATATCGCAGTACTTATCGACCGCCATGAACAGTTTAAAGGAGATCAGCCCGCATATGTGGACTACAAGGGAGAGAAGCTCCCCTGGTAG